The Streptomyces sp. NBC_01275 genome has a segment encoding these proteins:
- a CDS encoding WD40 repeat domain-containing protein, giving the protein MGRKDRSGLAATGVCCGVCGEAGGAVTVPIMSGDLQSDGPAREVAAVGGRLTDPGWLVNGDPEQVLAALDGAAGREELSAAAVYRASGHVHRDAGAGVRRQVLALDAARYGDRELARDLARVAARQETDSPWVVQWATGTGLDSRLRYALPAPAEVRVVATVVVEGRGLAVAGCADGTLHWWDLATGRKLGKAVTGHTGAVRALTTAVLDGRPVAVTGGSDGTVRVWDLAEGELVGAFGPNDDSWVHSLATGLVEGRPVVVGGGADGVVRVWDLAALPRRGELLSIHTGTVSALATAVLDGRPVAVTGHSHGTVRVWDLNTGQEYGARSDHGEEPGMVTDPASDRPTAAGSDGDGEVRVCVTLEVNAMTHVLATDPTSECPTALSADAYEVRIWNLATGEQVGEPVPAGFVEAAAIRVLHGRPAALVGYGGGHGPVEVWDLSTLRHLYLPLIGHEGTVRGVATAVVKERHLAVTGGDDRSVRIWDLDGERETGSRPTGHAGPVQQLTTAVVDGRSVIVTGGSDRKVRIWDLDGGGQLGEPLTGHTGAVDLLTVGLVEGRPTLIARDRNEAVLIWDLTTREQLHGRSTTEYTSPSIGFFAALEGRFVAVTWEGRVWDLTASEWIGVQPQQDGARALALEALEGRNVILAGCRTETVRLWDMATGEPIGPPMTGHTSQAKAGAAGMLDGRVVVAAGGGDGNVRVWDATTGQQIGAYAFPAGIRRLAVAPDGRLVVGFGSDVAVLTHR; this is encoded by the coding sequence GTGGGGCGCAAGGATCGGTCAGGTCTTGCCGCTACTGGAGTTTGCTGTGGTGTGTGCGGCGAGGCGGGTGGGGCGGTTACGGTGCCGATCATGTCTGGTGATCTCCAAAGCGATGGTCCGGCCCGTGAGGTTGCTGCGGTGGGCGGGCGGTTGACCGATCCGGGGTGGCTGGTGAACGGCGACCCGGAGCAGGTCCTGGCGGCGTTGGACGGCGCTGCCGGGCGGGAGGAGCTATCGGCGGCTGCCGTGTACCGGGCGTCAGGGCATGTACACCGTGACGCCGGTGCGGGCGTGCGGCGGCAGGTACTGGCGCTGGACGCTGCCCGGTATGGAGACCGGGAGCTGGCGAGAGACCTCGCCAGGGTGGCAGCCCGGCAGGAAACCGACAGCCCCTGGGTCGTGCAGTGGGCGACCGGTACCGGCCTGGACTCCCGGTTGCGGTATGCGTTGCCTGCGCCGGCCGAGGTGCGTGTGGTGGCGACCGTGGTCGTGGAGGGGCGTGGACTCGCTGTCGCCGGTTGCGCGGACGGCACGCTGCACTGGTGGGATCTGGCAACGGGCAGGAAGCTCGGCAAGGCCGTGACCGGGCACACCGGCGCGGTGCGTGCTCTGACGACGGCGGTGCTGGACGGCCGTCCCGTTGCCGTGACCGGTGGCTCCGACGGGACGGTCCGGGTGTGGGACCTCGCGGAGGGAGAACTGGTCGGTGCGTTCGGCCCGAACGACGACTCCTGGGTCCACTCGCTCGCCACCGGACTGGTCGAGGGCCGGCCGGTCGTGGTCGGCGGCGGCGCCGACGGCGTGGTGCGGGTGTGGGACCTTGCCGCCCTCCCCCGGCGCGGTGAGCTCTTGTCCATTCACACCGGCACCGTGAGTGCTCTGGCGACGGCGGTGCTGGACGGCCGCCCCGTCGCCGTCACCGGCCATTCCCACGGAACCGTCCGGGTGTGGGACCTGAACACGGGACAGGAGTACGGCGCCCGGAGCGACCACGGCGAGGAGCCCGGCATGGTCACCGACCCGGCCTCCGACCGCCCGACGGCCGCCGGCAGCGACGGTGACGGGGAGGTACGCGTCTGCGTCACCCTGGAGGTCAACGCCATGACGCATGTCCTGGCAACGGACCCGACGTCCGAGTGCCCGACGGCCTTGAGCGCCGACGCCTACGAGGTGCGCATCTGGAACCTGGCCACGGGCGAGCAGGTCGGTGAGCCCGTGCCGGCCGGGTTCGTGGAGGCGGCGGCCATCAGGGTGCTCCACGGCCGCCCCGCCGCCCTCGTCGGATACGGAGGGGGCCATGGACCGGTCGAGGTGTGGGATCTGTCCACCCTCAGACATCTGTACCTGCCGCTGATCGGCCACGAAGGGACCGTGCGAGGAGTGGCGACGGCGGTGGTGAAGGAGCGTCACCTCGCCGTCACCGGTGGCGACGACAGATCGGTTCGGATCTGGGACCTCGACGGTGAGAGGGAGACGGGCAGCCGGCCGACTGGTCATGCAGGGCCCGTGCAGCAGCTCACCACGGCCGTCGTGGACGGCCGTTCCGTCATCGTCACCGGCGGCTCGGACAGAAAGGTGCGGATCTGGGACCTCGACGGTGGGGGACAACTCGGTGAGCCCCTGACAGGCCACACCGGCGCCGTGGACCTGTTGACGGTGGGTCTGGTGGAGGGACGACCCACTCTCATCGCGCGCGACCGGAACGAGGCGGTGCTGATCTGGGACCTGACCACCCGGGAACAGCTGCACGGACGGTCGACGACGGAGTACACCAGTCCGTCCATCGGGTTCTTCGCGGCGCTGGAGGGCCGCTTCGTTGCCGTGACCTGGGAAGGACGTGTGTGGGACCTGACCGCGAGCGAATGGATCGGAGTGCAGCCGCAGCAAGACGGCGCCCGGGCCCTAGCCCTGGAAGCGCTCGAAGGCCGCAATGTCATCCTCGCCGGCTGCAGGACAGAAACGGTCCGCCTGTGGGACATGGCCACAGGTGAACCGATAGGGCCGCCCATGACAGGACACACCAGCCAAGCAAAAGCAGGGGCGGCGGGGATGCTGGACGGCCGCGTCGTCGTCGCCGCCGGAGGCGGCGACGGAAACGTGCGGGTATGGGATGCGACCACAGGGCAGCAGATTGGCGCGTACGCCTTTCCTGCCGGTATCAGGCGACTGGCGGTAGCGCCGGACGGGCGGCTGGTGGTCGGTTTCGGCTCGGACGTTGCGGTCCTGACCCACCGCTGA
- a CDS encoding WD40 repeat domain-containing protein produces the protein MAVVVPVGDDRVLLAVSGDDEEDDVVRLWDPVTGEQVGGPLRENSKHGGLVVAMAALPFADGHTRLATAHYDEDDDGHVVYLWDTVTGEQVGGPLPGPELASNLVAVPTPDGRNLLAITPHDEEGVWLWDAATAERAVGPLSAPADVDGPSAMTAVTLADGRTLLATAHGHGEGAVVCLWDPVTGELVQTLLCPHEDEGWPSGLAAVPLPDGGRLLALSFNDDDHETVRLWDVATGAPVGGPITGSGLRPVPMADGTTLLSIGSGLWDPASGRRIGDLGTNRVPAAVAAVPLPGGPTLLAGEVPSGAVWLWDPTAVEPPTEPGEVGWDGLVAPVTVPDGRTLLATRSDTAVWLWDLRTGEAAGRLHTGDTDVLTAMAAAPLPDGRTVLVTGHRSGALQSWDLATGGLVGSLPPGRTSAIRTMVPIASPDGRILMATGSQSGIILLRDPETCETASDVFNRPDRPPLTLACVPMPDGRTLLASSEATPARGGTRAVRLWDPATGLPVGAPFENHRHVEHLAALPLAERRTLLAVRDFDGSIRVWDTDSRQLVGELTGGPMAAIAPSGGHPLLAVARRGAIELWDPLTCRWVGSRLVERPITALAGVGSSLIVGCTDGVGVVAVVG, from the coding sequence GTGGCGGTCGTCGTGCCCGTCGGGGACGACCGCGTCCTGCTGGCCGTGTCAGGCGATGACGAAGAAGACGACGTGGTGCGGCTGTGGGACCCGGTGACCGGCGAGCAGGTGGGCGGCCCCCTGCGGGAGAACTCGAAACACGGTGGGCTTGTCGTGGCGATGGCGGCCCTGCCGTTCGCCGACGGACACACCCGGCTTGCCACGGCGCACTACGACGAGGACGACGACGGGCATGTGGTGTACCTGTGGGACACGGTCACCGGCGAGCAGGTAGGTGGGCCGCTGCCGGGCCCGGAACTCGCGTCGAATCTGGTCGCCGTACCCACGCCGGACGGGCGGAACCTGCTGGCCATCACCCCCCACGACGAGGAAGGGGTGTGGCTGTGGGACGCGGCCACAGCCGAGCGGGCCGTCGGTCCGCTGAGCGCCCCGGCCGATGTGGACGGCCCGAGCGCGATGACGGCGGTGACGCTCGCCGACGGCCGCACGCTGCTGGCCACCGCCCACGGGCACGGGGAGGGCGCCGTGGTGTGCCTGTGGGACCCGGTGACGGGCGAGCTGGTTCAGACACTGCTGTGCCCGCACGAGGACGAGGGCTGGCCGAGCGGACTGGCGGCGGTGCCGCTGCCCGACGGAGGCCGACTGCTGGCCTTGTCCTTCAATGACGACGATCACGAGACGGTGCGACTGTGGGATGTGGCAACCGGTGCTCCGGTCGGCGGGCCCATCACCGGTTCCGGGCTGCGTCCCGTCCCCATGGCCGACGGGACGACACTGCTGTCGATCGGGTCGGGACTGTGGGACCCGGCATCCGGGCGGCGAATCGGTGACCTGGGGACGAACCGTGTCCCCGCCGCAGTGGCAGCGGTTCCGTTGCCGGGCGGCCCCACACTGCTCGCGGGAGAAGTGCCCAGTGGTGCGGTCTGGTTGTGGGATCCCACCGCAGTGGAGCCGCCGACCGAGCCGGGGGAAGTCGGCTGGGACGGCCTTGTGGCACCTGTGACGGTCCCCGACGGGCGAACGCTGCTCGCCACCCGCAGCGACACCGCTGTCTGGCTGTGGGACCTGCGCACCGGCGAAGCCGCCGGGCGGCTTCACACCGGTGATACGGATGTCCTCACGGCGATGGCGGCCGCGCCTCTGCCGGACGGGCGCACCGTTCTCGTCACCGGCCACAGGAGCGGCGCCCTCCAGTCATGGGATCTGGCGACGGGCGGGCTGGTCGGTTCGCTGCCGCCCGGCCGCACCAGCGCGATCCGCACCATGGTGCCGATCGCGTCGCCCGACGGACGCATCCTCATGGCCACCGGTAGTCAGTCGGGCATCATCCTTCTTCGCGACCCCGAGACCTGCGAGACCGCGAGTGATGTTTTCAACCGGCCCGACCGACCGCCGCTGACACTGGCCTGCGTTCCGATGCCGGACGGACGCACTCTCCTGGCAAGCAGCGAAGCCACCCCCGCCCGGGGCGGCACGAGGGCGGTCCGGCTGTGGGACCCGGCCACGGGTCTACCGGTCGGCGCCCCCTTCGAGAACCACCGGCACGTGGAGCACCTCGCGGCGCTGCCCTTGGCAGAGCGCCGGACGCTCCTGGCAGTTCGGGACTTCGACGGCTCGATCCGCGTCTGGGACACCGACAGCCGTCAACTCGTGGGCGAACTCACCGGCGGGCCGATGGCCGCGATCGCCCCGTCCGGCGGGCACCCCCTGCTGGCCGTCGCCAGGCGGGGCGCGATCGAGCTATGGGATCCCCTGACCTGCCGATGGGTGGGCTCCCGTCTTGTGGAGCGACCGATCACGGCCCTGGCCGGTGTCGGGTCGAGCCTGATCGTCGGTTGTACCGACGGTGTTGGCGTCGTCGCCGTCGTCGGCTGA
- a CDS encoding NAD(P)-dependent oxidoreductase, which translates to MRIAVFGANGPTGRHLTDQALAAGHEVVAVTRRPGSLPTRPGLAVAVADATDPAAVDAAIGGTDAVLSALGARFSKETITTYSASATAITGAMPRHGIKRLLAVSSSIADPNWRPTGAHFFNHVLDPLVNRRLGRTLHEDMRRMEAVIRQTDLDWTLVRPSGLFGHPVVTDYHTAETSADGVFTARADLAASMLRELEERRYVRTAMGVITTAVKPNIAKLIWNEGVKKK; encoded by the coding sequence ATGCGTATCGCAGTCTTCGGCGCCAATGGACCGACCGGCCGCCACCTCACCGACCAGGCCCTTGCCGCCGGCCACGAGGTCGTCGCCGTGACCCGCCGCCCCGGCTCCCTCCCCACGCGGCCCGGCCTCGCTGTGGCCGTCGCCGACGCCACCGACCCGGCGGCTGTCGACGCCGCGATCGGCGGGACGGACGCCGTCCTCTCCGCATTGGGCGCGCGCTTCAGCAAGGAGACCATCACCACGTACTCGGCGAGCGCCACGGCCATCACCGGGGCCATGCCCCGCCACGGCATCAAGCGCCTGCTCGCCGTCAGCTCCAGCATCGCCGACCCGAACTGGCGTCCCACCGGCGCGCACTTCTTCAACCACGTGCTCGACCCGCTGGTGAACCGACGCCTCGGCCGCACCCTCCACGAGGACATGCGCCGCATGGAGGCCGTGATCCGTCAGACGGACCTCGACTGGACCCTCGTCCGGCCCTCGGGCCTCTTCGGGCACCCCGTCGTCACGGACTACCACACCGCCGAGACCAGCGCCGACGGCGTCTTCACCGCCCGTGCCGACCTCGCCGCGAGCATGCTGCGCGAACTGGAGGAGCGGCGGTACGTCCGTACGGCCATGGGCGTCATCACCACGGCTGTGAAGCCGAACATCGCCAAGCTGATCTGGAACGAGGGCGTGAAGAAGAAGTGA
- a CDS encoding recombinase family protein, translated as MQPPQDDDAADLLAPVPAVRTGGLVGYARVSTKGQLLDRQIHALTEAGCIRIFADKKSGKNAEREELWKALDFLREGDTLVVPSLDRLGRSIQDLIAIVSGLSKRGIGFTSLHEALDTTTPGGRLVFHVFAALAEFIRELIVQGTNEGLDAARARGARLGRPPAMTEEQVRHARDLLARPENTVTSIAKLLGVSRNTIYNYVPELKGGRLALAAATNTAELPRPSRSED; from the coding sequence GTGCAGCCACCCCAGGATGACGACGCCGCCGATCTCCTCGCCCCCGTTCCGGCCGTACGGACCGGCGGCCTCGTGGGATACGCACGCGTGTCCACCAAGGGGCAGTTGCTCGACCGGCAGATCCACGCACTCACCGAAGCGGGATGCATCCGGATCTTCGCCGACAAGAAGTCCGGCAAGAACGCCGAACGCGAGGAGCTGTGGAAGGCCCTCGACTTCCTGCGCGAGGGCGACACCCTCGTCGTCCCGTCGCTGGACCGGCTCGGCCGCTCCATCCAGGATCTCATCGCGATCGTGTCCGGCCTGAGCAAGCGCGGCATCGGGTTCACCTCGCTGCACGAGGCGCTCGACACGACCACGCCCGGCGGGCGCCTGGTCTTCCACGTGTTCGCGGCCCTGGCGGAGTTCATCCGCGAACTCATCGTGCAGGGCACCAACGAGGGCCTGGACGCCGCCCGCGCCCGCGGCGCCCGGCTCGGCCGCCCGCCGGCGATGACCGAGGAGCAGGTACGTCACGCCCGCGACCTACTCGCCCGCCCGGAGAACACCGTCACCTCGATCGCGAAGCTCCTCGGCGTCTCCCGCAACACCATCTACAACTACGTGCCCGAACTGAAGGGTGGTCGCCTCGCGCTCGCTGCGGCGACCAACACGGCGGAACTGCCCCGGCCCTCCAGGTCAGAGGACTGA
- a CDS encoding pyridoxamine 5'-phosphate oxidase family protein has protein sequence MSRATVELPAATRAFLARPHTATLTTLRPDGTPHVTPVRFTFDAATGLVRVTTRAGARKARNVVAGGPTARVALCQADGFRWVTLEGRAAVTDDPARLAEAVRRYTIRYRAAPPAPLDLVVVEITVDRVLSLNL, from the coding sequence GTGAGCCGGGCGACCGTCGAACTCCCGGCCGCCACACGGGCGTTCCTCGCTCGCCCCCACACGGCCACCCTCACCACCCTCCGCCCCGACGGTACCCCGCACGTAACCCCTGTCCGCTTCACCTTCGACGCGGCCACCGGCCTGGTCCGGGTGACCACCCGGGCGGGAGCGCGCAAGGCCCGGAACGTGGTGGCGGGCGGCCCGACGGCCCGTGTCGCGCTCTGCCAGGCGGACGGCTTCCGCTGGGTCACCCTCGAAGGCCGTGCCGCCGTCACCGACGACCCCGCGCGCCTGGCCGAGGCGGTCCGCCGCTACACCATCCGCTACCGCGCGGCCCCGCCCGCCCCGCTGGACCTGGTCGTCGTCGAAATCACCGTCGACCGGGTCCTGAGCCTCAACCTCTGA